One Betaproteobacteria bacterium genomic region harbors:
- a CDS encoding amidohydrolase family protein, with protein MSLLEPSELEQLLPAETHSFPSPIPTQFVSSDEFMPAPQTERQKQVEARIKALGSQLAKHQGISRRKFFKTASGMAAAFLAMNDVYGPMFGVSRAEAASPDMANERAKSLADQFIMDMHTHFLRDDTRLENFVRQREAVGKAGWNPALAGKPQTIDDLKFANYFKEIYFDSDTKVALISGSGSEDPRDWFLTNEMKNDARSKVNRLAGTKRMFSHAIFMPGTPGWMEKVDRDMELLKPDSFKGYTVGDNTNKQLSKHPWRMDDEKLLYPFYEKLVKAGLVNVCVHKGLYSPATTKRFPELLEYADVDDVGKAAKDWPQLNFIVYHSAFRFTGGSFPVGWEQFEKTGRVDWVTDLSEIPAKHGVSNVYGDLGQIFAQSTVAEPRLCAAMMGQLVKGLGADHVVWGTDAVWTGAPQWQIEALRRLEIPEEMQKKHGFPALGPAGGPTKRAIFGENSARLYKYDRRAELESDRISLAKVDYEKSGDGRTNKRYGYVVKPVA; from the coding sequence ATGTCCCTGCTCGAGCCCAGCGAACTGGAACAATTGCTTCCCGCCGAAACGCATTCGTTTCCCTCACCCATACCGACGCAATTCGTCTCCAGCGACGAATTCATGCCTGCACCGCAGACCGAGCGGCAGAAGCAGGTGGAAGCCCGCATCAAGGCGCTCGGCTCGCAGCTGGCGAAACACCAGGGCATCAGCCGGCGCAAGTTCTTCAAGACCGCCTCGGGCATGGCGGCCGCATTTCTCGCCATGAACGACGTCTACGGTCCGATGTTCGGCGTAAGCCGGGCCGAAGCGGCCAGTCCCGACATGGCCAACGAGCGCGCCAAGTCGCTCGCCGACCAGTTCATCATGGACATGCACACCCACTTCCTGCGCGACGACACGCGCCTGGAAAACTTCGTGCGCCAGCGCGAGGCGGTGGGCAAGGCCGGCTGGAACCCGGCGCTCGCGGGCAAGCCGCAGACCATCGACGATCTGAAGTTCGCGAACTACTTCAAGGAAATCTATTTCGACAGTGACACCAAGGTCGCGCTCATTTCGGGCTCGGGCTCGGAGGATCCGCGCGACTGGTTCCTCACCAATGAAATGAAGAACGATGCCCGCAGCAAGGTCAACCGCCTTGCGGGGACGAAGCGGATGTTCTCGCATGCCATCTTCATGCCGGGCACGCCGGGCTGGATGGAAAAGGTCGATCGCGACATGGAGCTGCTCAAGCCCGATTCGTTCAAGGGCTATACCGTCGGCGACAACACCAACAAGCAGCTGTCCAAGCATCCCTGGCGCATGGACGACGAGAAGCTGCTCTATCCCTTCTACGAGAAGCTGGTGAAGGCCGGGCTCGTCAACGTCTGCGTCCACAAGGGACTGTACTCGCCGGCGACGACCAAGCGCTTCCCTGAGCTGCTGGAGTATGCGGATGTGGACGACGTGGGCAAGGCGGCCAAGGATTGGCCCCAGCTCAATTTCATCGTCTATCACTCGGCATTCCGCTTCACGGGCGGCTCCTTCCCGGTTGGTTGGGAGCAATTCGAGAAGACGGGACGCGTTGACTGGGTGACCGACCTGTCGGAGATTCCGGCCAAGCACGGCGTCAGCAACGTCTACGGCGATCTCGGTCAGATCTTCGCCCAGAGCACCGTCGCCGAGCCGCGCCTGTGCGCGGCGATGATGGGGCAGCTGGTGAAGGGACTGGGCGCCGACCACGTGGTATGGGGAACCGACGCGGTCTGGACCGGCGCCCCGCAATGGCAGATCGAGGCGCTGCGCCGGCTGGAGATTCCCGAAGAGATGCAGAAAAAGCACGGCTTCCCGGCGCTCGGCCCCGCGGGCGGCCCGACCAAACGCGCGATCTTCGGCGAGAACTCGGCGCGGCTGTACAAGTACGATCGGCGTGCCGAGCTCGAGAGCGATCGCATCTCTTTGGCGAAGGTCGACTACGAGAAGAGCGGCGACGGCCGCACCAACAAGCGCTACGGGTACGTGGTCAAGCCGGTGGCGTAG
- a CDS encoding tripartite tricarboxylate transporter substrate binding protein, which yields MRKLVAVLLLCATGPLAAAEFPTRPINLMVAYPAGGSTDVGARIVAAIAEKIAGQSIVVVNKAGAGGQVGWTELSRHKPDGYNIAFINLPALNTVILDPDRKAIFKIDSFTPIANQVLDPGVVWVKGDSQYKTMQNLIEAAKKTPNKISAVTTGILSDDHLAILMVEEVNPGAIFRIAHLDGGAPQMTAILGGHVEVAFDNVGSIFKRVRSGEVRALAVMDSARSKFLPDVPTTVELGMKSVVSSSTRGIAGPKGMPPTVVARLQILSKAMADPEHTQKLEASGLGIKVMVGDEYATYYKELHGKAAKYTEWARKRPHK from the coding sequence ATGAGAAAGTTGGTCGCAGTGCTCTTGCTGTGCGCAACCGGGCCGCTTGCGGCGGCCGAGTTCCCGACCCGTCCCATCAACCTGATGGTTGCCTATCCGGCGGGCGGCAGTACCGATGTCGGCGCGCGCATTGTCGCCGCGATCGCAGAGAAGATCGCCGGCCAGTCGATCGTGGTCGTGAACAAGGCCGGCGCCGGCGGCCAGGTGGGTTGGACCGAGCTCTCGCGGCACAAGCCCGACGGCTACAACATTGCCTTCATCAACCTGCCCGCCTTGAACACCGTGATCCTCGACCCGGACCGCAAGGCCATCTTCAAGATCGATTCGTTCACGCCGATCGCCAACCAGGTGCTGGATCCGGGCGTGGTGTGGGTCAAGGGAGACAGTCAGTACAAGACGATGCAGAACCTGATCGAGGCGGCCAAGAAAACCCCCAACAAGATCAGCGCCGTCACGACCGGCATTCTGTCGGACGACCACCTCGCGATTCTGATGGTCGAGGAGGTCAATCCCGGCGCCATTTTCCGTATCGCACATCTCGACGGCGGCGCGCCGCAGATGACCGCGATCCTGGGTGGGCACGTGGAGGTCGCGTTCGACAATGTCGGCAGCATCTTCAAGCGCGTACGCAGCGGCGAGGTGCGCGCCCTGGCGGTCATGGACAGCGCGCGCTCGAAGTTCCTGCCCGATGTGCCGACGACCGTCGAGCTCGGCATGAAAAGCGTGGTATCGAGCTCGACGCGCGGCATCGCGGGCCCGAAAGGCATGCCGCCCACGGTCGTGGCACGGTTGCAGATCCTATCCAAGGCAATGGCGGATCCCGAGCACACGCAGAAGCTGGAAGCTTCCGGCCTCGGCATCAAGGTGATGGTCGGCGACGAGTACGCCACGTACTACAAGGAACTGCACGGGAAGGCGGCCAAGTACACCGAGTGGGCGCGCAAGCGGCCGCACAAGTAG
- a CDS encoding tripartite tricarboxylate transporter substrate binding protein, producing MAHEVTANSIPGLHDPGCVEFRRSDAVRTSIPSFPGVTMSCIHARSGVRAAAFGVALATATGGAFAQNYPARPVQVIVPYSAGGSIDIMTRAVAQGLSKSLGQNFVVENRPGASGMIGSEFVTRAKPDGYTLLGHTSSFPATTSVRAKLPFDPVKTIVPIATFARAPMLVAVHNSVPAKSVKELIELAKKKELTYGSSGAGGNNHFSGSLFAAAAEIKMTHVPFKGIAPAVASLSGGEIDLIISSAAALGPAMQANRVRILAVTSSKPSPLFPGLPAVAESGAPGYEYQLWWGLFAPAGLPQPLLEQINAAVNKVLAGPEMQKFFEREKAEAWPQTPKELDGFLAREIERYRKIAKIAEIKPL from the coding sequence ATGGCGCACGAGGTGACCGCCAACAGCATTCCGGGTCTTCATGATCCCGGTTGCGTCGAATTTCGGCGCTCGGATGCTGTTCGTACTTCTATCCCTTCGTTTCCTGGAGTGACCATGAGCTGTATTCACGCACGCAGCGGCGTTCGCGCGGCTGCATTCGGTGTTGCCCTTGCGACCGCCACCGGCGGCGCTTTCGCCCAGAACTACCCCGCCCGTCCGGTCCAGGTGATCGTGCCGTACAGCGCCGGCGGCTCGATCGACATCATGACGCGCGCGGTGGCGCAGGGGCTTTCCAAGTCGTTGGGCCAGAACTTCGTTGTCGAGAACCGCCCCGGCGCCAGCGGCATGATCGGCAGCGAGTTCGTTACGCGCGCAAAGCCCGACGGCTATACCCTTCTCGGACACACCTCATCCTTCCCCGCCACCACGTCGGTGCGCGCGAAACTGCCGTTCGATCCCGTCAAGACGATCGTCCCGATTGCGACGTTCGCCCGCGCCCCGATGCTCGTTGCCGTACATAATTCGGTTCCCGCCAAGAGTGTGAAGGAGCTGATCGAGCTGGCGAAGAAGAAGGAGCTCACCTATGGCTCTTCGGGCGCCGGCGGCAACAACCACTTCTCCGGCTCGCTGTTCGCAGCAGCCGCCGAAATCAAGATGACACACGTCCCCTTCAAAGGCATCGCACCCGCGGTGGCCTCTCTCTCCGGCGGCGAAATCGATCTCATCATTTCGAGCGCCGCCGCGCTGGGGCCGGCGATGCAGGCAAACCGCGTGCGCATTCTTGCCGTGACGAGCTCGAAGCCATCGCCGCTGTTCCCGGGCCTGCCCGCGGTCGCCGAGTCCGGTGCCCCCGGATACGAATACCAGCTCTGGTGGGGCCTGTTCGCCCCCGCGGGACTCCCGCAGCCCCTACTCGAGCAGATCAACGCCGCGGTGAACAAAGTGCTGGCGGGGCCTGAGATGCAGAAATTCTTCGAGCGCGAGAAAGCAGAAGCCTGGCCGCAAACGCCCAAGGAGCTCGACGGGTTCCTGGCGCGCGAGATCGAGCGCTATCGCAAGATCGCCAAAATCGCGGAGATCAAGCCGTTGTAA
- a CDS encoding MmgE/PrpD family protein — MLDERIAAQAGEVPTRGPFPRSPARQLAKGSTMDATTRALAAFVTGLRYDALPANTVRAAKRHLVDSIACLLGGYDAEPATIARRLALAASGTPPARVLGSGATTSMEMAAFANTVALRYLDYNDTYVSVGSGHPSDMTAACLAVADGCHADGKRTLLAIVAAYEVFAALADQVPLRARGWDQGVFVVLGVAAGAGLLLGLSTAQLGDALAIAITSSVSIRQTRAGELAMWKGCATAAAARSGVFAALLAKQGMTGPTAAFEGFNGVWELVTGKFQLGTLGGEQFGIERTNMKFFPSEYHSQAPLWMALKLRQRVRVEDIAAIRVQTYHIAYSEIGSEPEKWDPRTRETADHSLPYLLALALMDGAIRADSFDEARMRDPATRALMQKIAIAESAEFTQRFPAELTTEIELDTRGGEHLSEIASYPRGHARNPMTDSEIDAKFAAQAERVLSPARRDALLHALWEIDRAAAIGQVLDLVRVES; from the coding sequence ATGCTCGACGAGCGCATTGCGGCCCAGGCCGGCGAGGTGCCGACCCGGGGACCTTTTCCGCGATCGCCGGCACGCCAGCTTGCGAAAGGATCGACCATGGACGCTACCACCCGCGCACTCGCAGCCTTCGTGACCGGCCTGCGCTACGACGCGCTTCCGGCCAATACGGTGCGCGCCGCGAAACGCCACCTGGTCGACTCGATCGCCTGCCTGCTCGGCGGATACGACGCCGAACCCGCAACGATCGCGCGGCGGCTCGCGCTAGCGGCCAGCGGCACGCCCCCGGCACGAGTGCTCGGCTCGGGCGCGACGACCTCGATGGAGATGGCAGCATTCGCCAATACCGTAGCGCTGCGCTATCTCGACTACAACGACACCTACGTTTCGGTCGGCTCGGGTCATCCAAGCGACATGACGGCGGCCTGTCTGGCAGTCGCCGACGGCTGCCATGCCGACGGCAAACGCACCCTGCTGGCCATCGTCGCGGCCTACGAGGTGTTCGCCGCACTCGCCGACCAGGTGCCATTGCGTGCGCGCGGCTGGGACCAGGGCGTGTTCGTCGTGCTCGGGGTAGCCGCCGGCGCCGGGCTACTGCTGGGCCTTTCCACCGCGCAGTTGGGCGACGCACTCGCCATCGCCATTACGAGCAGCGTTTCCATCCGCCAGACGCGCGCCGGGGAGCTGGCGATGTGGAAAGGCTGCGCGACCGCAGCGGCCGCGCGCTCGGGCGTGTTCGCCGCCTTGCTCGCCAAGCAAGGCATGACCGGCCCGACCGCGGCCTTCGAAGGCTTCAACGGCGTGTGGGAGCTGGTGACCGGAAAGTTTCAGCTCGGCACGCTCGGCGGCGAGCAGTTCGGCATCGAGCGCACCAACATGAAATTCTTTCCATCCGAATACCATTCGCAGGCGCCGCTGTGGATGGCGCTGAAGCTGCGCCAGCGCGTGCGCGTCGAGGACATCGCGGCGATCCGCGTCCAGACCTACCACATCGCCTACAGCGAGATCGGATCGGAGCCCGAGAAGTGGGATCCGCGAACGCGCGAGACGGCGGATCACAGCCTGCCCTACCTGCTCGCGCTGGCGCTCATGGACGGCGCGATCCGGGCGGACAGTTTCGACGAGGCCAGGATGCGCGATCCGGCCACGCGCGCGCTGATGCAGAAGATCGCCATCGCCGAGAGTGCCGAGTTCACGCAGCGCTTTCCTGCCGAGCTCACGACCGAGATCGAGCTCGACACCCGCGGCGGCGAACACCTGAGCGAGATCGCATCCTATCCGCGCGGGCACGCCAGAAACCCGATGACGGACTCGGAGATCGACGCCAAGTTCGCCGCCCAGGCCGAGCGCGTGCTCTCACCGGCCAGGCGCGATGCGCTGCTGCATGCCCTGTGGGAGATCGATCGGGCAGCTGCGATCGGACAGGTCCTCGATCTCGTGCGCGTCGAGTCCTGA
- a CDS encoding rubredoxin encodes MIAKPDSARYRVWQCELCAFSYDEAKGLPDEGIAPGTRWEDVPEDWICPDCAAAKGDFQMRAVA; translated from the coding sequence ATGATCGCCAAGCCCGACTCGGCCCGCTACCGGGTGTGGCAGTGCGAGCTGTGCGCGTTCAGCTACGACGAAGCGAAGGGCCTGCCGGACGAAGGCATCGCACCGGGCACGCGCTGGGAAGACGTCCCCGAGGATTGGATCTGCCCCGACTGCGCCGCCGCGAAAGGCGATTTCCAGATGCGCGCCGTCGCCTGA
- a CDS encoding bifunctional nuclease family protein has translation MRARTGEIWRLAAAMMAIALAAPACAAETPSEDNVRVQSVEVVASALGAVVLLKVDNKAIPVFVDQTVAASIHAALTRSKLPRPLSHDLMHSILESYGGKVTQVVVTLREATFYGALSIDLGGEAKVFDARSSDAIALAIHFSAPILVGRSLLESAGRELGDPPGSQRL, from the coding sequence ATGCGAGCTCGAACTGGCGAAATCTGGCGCCTTGCGGCGGCCATGATGGCGATCGCGCTTGCTGCGCCGGCGTGCGCGGCCGAAACGCCGAGCGAAGACAACGTGCGCGTTCAGAGCGTGGAGGTGGTGGCGAGCGCGCTCGGTGCCGTGGTTCTGCTCAAGGTCGACAACAAGGCGATTCCGGTGTTCGTCGATCAGACGGTTGCGGCGTCGATCCACGCCGCGCTCACGCGCAGCAAGCTGCCGCGCCCCCTCTCGCACGACCTGATGCACAGCATATTGGAATCCTACGGCGGCAAGGTCACGCAGGTGGTGGTGACGCTGCGCGAAGCGACCTTCTATGGCGCGCTCAGCATCGATCTCGGCGGTGAAGCCAAGGTCTTCGATGCCCGCTCCTCGGATGCGATCGCGCTCGCGATCCATTTTTCCGCGCCCATACTCGTCGGCCGTTCCCTGCTCGAAAGCGCCGGGCGCGAGCTGGGCGATCCGCCGGGTTCGCAGCGCCTGTAA